From Solibaculum mannosilyticum:
ATAAAAACCGGCTGCGGATAAGTATAGGGTTTTGCTCCAAAATTTTTTCTCATGCTAAATCTCTCCTTTTATATCTGAGCCATACGGCCGAATCTTCTAGTGTCTTTATATTGTCCAAAATAAACGTTGTCATGATGCTGTCCATAAACAAGGGTTTATCTTCTGGTTCGCCGGTAATGGGCGCTATCACAAGGCTGAGTTCATCCACTAGATTTTCCTGTTGGAAGACCCCGTTTATAACGCTTCCTCCCTCTAAGAGTAACATATCAATACCAAACTTCATTTTCAGCTTTTCCAGTGCGGTTGCCAGATTCAACTCTGTGTCTCCGGCGAATACATAGGATACTCCTATGCTCTTTAAATAAGCAAGGTAGGCATCTGACGTATCTTCACACACCACTTCAATGATATGAGCATTGCCATATCCAGGGTCATCGTCGATGATCTTACTCGTTTTCCATCCCAGTTTGCCATGTCTGTCAAACGCAACTGCAAAATATCCAGATTTTGCATCGGCCACATAATCTTCGCGAGGGATAGTTATCCCTTGAAAAGGCGATAAATCCGGATACCAGCCGCCGGTAAAACTGCCTTCCATGGTCACTCGGCCGCAGGCAAATGCATCAGCATGAAAATCGCGGTTAATCTGGTAATAACTTTCGGTTGCGGATTGACATCCGTCGTTTGTAAGGAAATTGCCTGTGACCTTTCCATCGATGGACTGCACCATATGACAAATGATATAGGGCCGTTTTTCCATAAAAAGTTTCTCCTCTTACTACATCTGTAAAAGAATCCGCCCGCGAATGGGATTCTCTTTTACAGCAATTGTACTACATCTTCTGCAATCTGCTCTGCAGTTAAATGATTTTGTTTTAAGA
This genomic window contains:
- a CDS encoding dihydrofolate reductase family protein, producing MEKRPYIICHMVQSIDGKVTGNFLTNDGCQSATESYYQINRDFHADAFACGRVTMEGSFTGGWYPDLSPFQGITIPREDYVADAKSGYFAVAFDRHGKLGWKTSKIIDDDPGYGNAHIIEVVCEDTSDAYLAYLKSIGVSYVFAGDTELNLATALEKLKMKFGIDMLLLEGGSVINGVFQQENLVDELSLVIAPITGEPEDKPLFMDSIMTTFILDNIKTLEDSAVWLRYKRRDLA